The Solanum pennellii chromosome 4, SPENNV200 genomic interval CATCAGGAGCCagtttctattttaattttccaaCAGCGCCCCCAGTTTAATATCTTAAACATTGCAAAATGCACATTTCCTTCTTTCCCCCAACTACATACGCTTTATCTCGTCAAAACTACTCTTTGCATTGCTCAAACAGCGGAAAATAATAGAAACAGATCACTGTCTGCAACCTTATGGTTCAATCCACCATCAAAGTTTCAACATAGTTTAAAGATGCTGAATGTTATACCAAATTAATATCCATCTTCACGTGATTTCATAGCAGCAACGAGGATGAAATGGTGGCCGCTCCTGACTACCATTATGGGACAAAATAAACATTGAGAAAAGGAAAAGACAATCAAATCTCGGTTGGAACTATTAAAAAGTTGCATAGATATTATATAGCTCATAAGTCATTAACTAATAACAGTGAACTACATCCTTCAGATGTCAAAGCAAGACACATACAAGAGAATCTCTGACAAAAAACTAAAGAACTCAAAAGGAACCATGATCCACTTATGGGAAAAGATTTGATCACAACGAGTCACATCACAACTCCCAAGGTATGGGGGTTGAGCTTCATCCTCGATCTTGAAGCTTTGCATCTTTTGCTCATCATGAAGGACAGGAACAACAAAATCCGACTAGTCTTTTTTCCCTCCTTTATTGGAACCAGAAGCACGTGGTTTCTGCTTCCCTGATTTTCTTCTGGAACTGACCAGGTTTGGCTGGGTAGAATGAGCAGGCATGTGATGCCCAGGAACCAAAGCAGGGAACCCAACAGCAGGGATTCTGCAAATTCATATTGCATCTATTAATGTAGGCATTTGAGAGAAAATAATGCATCTTTCTATCCAACATAACCATGGCAAGATGGAAAAATGTCAAGACATTCACATCTATTTCTTGCTTCAAACGCCAACTAAAGCAAAGTCCAGAAAATTGTAGCAGCAAAAAGTGGTATAAAGAAAGTATTTTAGCCATATGACAAGAATGTTTCTTATGCACTTACCCAAAAAGAGCACGGCAGACTCCTGCTTGGTCATAGAAACACCATTAGCACTGCTATTATGCAAAGAAAAGCGTAAAGCTTGATTTTCAGCAAGACAGCACTGGAGAACAAACCCCAGCCTTTTGCATTCTGATTCAAAGTATCTACTCTTCAACTCAAGATCCCTAACGTACAACTTCTTCCTCTCTCGTGACCTCACAGCTGCATCTCTGTTCCTCAATTGCCTGGAGAACAAAAATTAAGTTTGTGACTAAGATTTTCTTTAAGCTGCTATATACATACAGATTAGATAAGTACAATCCTCTCACCATTTTGAAATAGAAGAGGAGAGGGGTGTAttaaactactctagataaatGCACAAGATGTTATGCAATTTTAAGCATGATAAATGCGCAcattacataatatatacatcaCACATTAAATAAGTGCAATCTTTCAAGGACATGGCTTCTTATTCTAAGAAGTCTAGAAGTAGTTTGCAATTGAGGAAAGTTTCCCACTTGGGGGTGTGTTCATGATTGCAAACTAATGGAAAAGTTGCAGCATCATGTGCTTTGATAAAATCTGTATGTCTTCGGAAAAGAGAatcatatttttgtttcataatCAATAGAGAATGAACATTATGTTCTAACACGTCACAAATCAAATCATGAAATGAATGGCTAATACAGTCAATGTGTGATGTCAAATTAAGGCAATCTTATAGAAAGGAACTCCTTGGAAATACTGATTCGCGATTTGGCTGAGAAGGCACTATGTGGATATGGTTTTTGCATACACAGAAACTGCAAAGATTTTTCTGGTGATTGATAATTTACATGAAGCAAATTTAATAAACATGAGTTACACTAACTAAGATATCAAAACTAGGATTAGTTTCTGCTAGTAGGTCAACCATTTTCAAAGAAGAGATACAACACGAGAAGTAAAAGAAGCCACAGTAGTGTAAATCGTGTGTGCAGAAGAGTTATAAGCAAAGAGAAGTACTAGAATTATAAacaaattgtataaataaaCTAAGAGAAGTACTAGAATTATAaacaaattgaataaataaactagaaagaaaaaagggCAAAACTCTAGAGAGATACCTCTTGCGCTTCTTATCGACGGGGTCATGGTTGTTTAGTTCGTCGTCGCCGTCAGAAGGCGACTGGGAAACCTTGTGTTTGTCCTGATCGGCACTAGAAACCTTGGGATCGGAGAATCCAATGGCTTGTTCAGCAGGAGAGTGAGAATGATCGGAGTGGAGAGGAGAATCGACGAGGAAGTCGGAAAGAAATTCGGCAGCAAACTGAGGATCAGAGACAAGACCGAAATCGTCATCGTTCATAAGAAGCTGCTCGATCTGCTGGAATGACTGTGGGGAGGAATCATGAAGAGTGAATTGATCATCGTCGGGATTGTCTAGAACGTTGTGGAAGATGTGATCTACATCGTCCCAGTTGATGATATCATCGATGTTATCGATCATCGCCAGTTCGACGGAGATTGTGGGGTGAAGAAACTAGGGTCCGACTTACTATTTGGGACCCGATCTCTGGATGTCCCCAATTTAATAATCACGTTAGGTGTCTTAGAGGTTAAGGCTCCAAACACTTTCAACGAAATTCCAAGTTTTTAATTACTTCGTCACCCACCCAATAAGAATTCCACTTCGCTACAACTCACCTCACTAATTACTACATCCCTTTTCCCATTAAAAGAAAACAacacctttttttctttttctttttttttttaaaaaactaaaaggTAAAAGAAAACTACACCTCCCTccttttctatatataaaaaatattaatataaattttaaaaatgtgcCACATTTTTGTTCACAcgactataaaaaaaatgataaataaatagtattttcttcaatttcctttatatgtcacatttttactttaaatttatattaagaatgtataattttacctttttattcttatttaatttttaaaattcaaattttcaattaatgaatacgaattaatttaatgaatgaaaatataaattatttttttaatttttttaagttggtgaaatatatattttcaaagcTATAAACAAGGTGTactaattttatgaaatgataagtATAgaacaactatttataaaaaagaattatatataaaaagaaactaTTAACAACTTAGGAGAATCTTGATTTTCTTTCGAGAAAAAGAAATCATTCCTTAAACTAATAAGTACTATTTAAGATTCTTAAATTATACACAGTTCTTCCGTGGTTCAGTTAATATTTGCCTTgatataaaaagaattttttttttttaaaaaaaaggagttTCTGATTAAATGACAAGGTTTTAAAGACAGACTTTTGAAGTCCATAACTCAAGTAGTAAATAACTCTACCTATAGAAGGAAATAATTCACGGTGTACACACCCCTCTAAAATTGTTGGATGGGGATTATTAACAACAaaattaatcatcatatatcaacataaacaaaataagaaaacaaatgtgAAGCAGAACACTTTAACCAAGAGCTAATTATGAGAAAGCGCAATTGTATACTACATCAACAACTGTTGcaatcatataaaatcattccatctaaataacaaaatactGGAGGATTTGGCTCAAGCCTGCCAAAACCAAACATACAACAATGTCTCCTCAACTCCACTCGATATATTTAGAACATCTGTAACGGTGCTTGCACTGGGCAAAGAGGAATTATCTCCATACACTTTTAAGATACAAGTTGAGTAACTCTGAGATGAGAAATCCCAGCACACAATGATGACTTTCTTCTGTGAGATCGATCATCTTGGTAATGAGCTTGGTGGAAAATAACGCAGGGGATTCTCCCTCAGCAACTCAGTCTCCCTGCATACAAGTGCATTGTCAAAAAGGTGCTTTCTTTTTATTGAAGTGAAGAAACAAACTTGATACTTACTTTTTTATGTCTTTGTCATCTCCTCGTCTAAGCTGCAGACTAGAAGCCTTTACACCAGCAGCAGAGTCCTTCTCCTGTGCTCTGCCAAAGATGAAGGGGGGCAACAAAGAAAGTCAATCCACAAACTAACACTATTACAATAGCT includes:
- the LOC107017594 gene encoding bZIP transcription factor 60, producing MIDNIDDIINWDDVDHIFHNVLDNPDDDQFTLHDSSPQSFQQIEQLLMNDDDFGLVSDPQFAAEFLSDFLVDSPLHSDHSHSPAEQAIGFSDPKVSSADQDKHKVSQSPSDGDDELNNHDPVDKKRKRQLRNRDAAVRSRERKKLYVRDLELKSRYFESECKRLGFVLQCCLAENQALRFSLHNSSANGVSMTKQESAVLFLESLLLGSLLWFLGITCLLILPSQTWSVPEENQGSRNHVLLVPIKEGKKTSRILLFLSFMMSKRCKASRSRMKLNPHTLGVVM